In Leptotrichia buccalis C-1013-b, the genomic window ATTTTCACCTTAAAAAATATAAAAGACGAATTACAATCTAAAAAAATAAATTTATATCATTTTTTCAATATTTATGATATTATATAGAGTAAAGAATCAACAATAAAAATAACGAGGTGAAAAATGGCCACAAAATATAAATTTAATTATGGTAAATTTTTTAGAACTATTATTGTACTGCTTTGTTTAGTGACGTTGGCAATATTTGGAAAAGATGTTTTTGAGCGTCATTTTTTTAACACTAGGCTTACAGTAATACCAAATGTCGTAAACCTTGATAAAAAGGATGCGATAAAATATCTGAAGGAGGCTGGACTAAAAGTTAAAGTTATTAACTCCAAGACAGAAAAAGTTCCATTGGACACTGTTTATAATCAGGATCCACGTCCAGGAAAGGAAGTAAAGGTAAACAGGGTTATTAGAATATGGGTAAACAATGGAGAAGATGTAAAAGTACCTAATATAGTTGGACTGGAACTATTAGAAGCAAGATCTCGGTTAAAAGGACAGAATATTCAAATTGAAACAATTGATTATTTTCCATCTAACCAAAAATACAACACAATTTTAGGAGTCTATCCAAAACCTGGTACAAAACTTGAAGTCAATCAAAAGATTTCAATATTAGTGTCTTCACAGCAAATGATAGATCCATCAGTTATGCCAAATATAACTGGACTTGATGTAAATGATGCCAGAGAATTGTTAAAACAGATTGGACTTGAAATTGGCTCTGTATCTCAAACAAGTGATCCAACATTACCAGTAAATACAATTATTTCCACAAATCCTG contains:
- a CDS encoding PASTA domain-containing protein; amino-acid sequence: MATKYKFNYGKFFRTIIVLLCLVTLAIFGKDVFERHFFNTRLTVIPNVVNLDKKDAIKYLKEAGLKVKVINSKTEKVPLDTVYNQDPRPGKEVKVNRVIRIWVNNGEDVKVPNIVGLELLEARSRLKGQNIQIETIDYFPSNQKYNTILGVYPKPGTKLEVNQKISILVSSQQMIDPSVMPNITGLDVNDARELLKQIGLEIGSVSQTSDPTLPVNTIISTNPAAGTKIQRGQKVSVVVNSGAAVRKRERSTEEIIKRSQQNINEREIERTIDDTINQIDRQNSNPGNSQQQGGERRNNDDTSTSPPGDSNADDDE